The Ricinus communis isolate WT05 ecotype wild-type chromosome 8, ASM1957865v1, whole genome shotgun sequence sequence ATTTAGTCATATtgtcaataaaaaattgacatgttatatttttcttacttaattacatttttttattagttgtttTTACCACGTATCAATTTTGTATTAGCAAAATGactaatttgaaataaaattaaagttagaTGATTGAAacgaaataaattaaaattttataattaaaataaaactaagtatAAAGTTCAGTGACCATTTATATCATTATCCCTTAGCttttaatactaattctatAGTTATTAGAAAAGATTTGGCTTAGTTAGCTTTTGTAACGACGATATGGATGAAAGACACTAAAAATACCCCGATCAAAGACCATTTAAAAAGTGACGACAGCCACATTTAAGGCCAAGCTCTTTAAATCTTAACTCCTTTGATCAATTTATTTGTATTCTTTGAGTTGTTATAAAGCACTGATTGCTAACTGGATTTGAGTATAAGCCATAAATACTTTGATTATATAGATTTTAGGGTTAGGTTAAGTGTGTAAAAACTTTGTGAAGTTATGTGTGAGCTTTAAACACAATTGTAAAAGATTTGGTGTGAATCTAGAAACACTAAATTTGGCAGTGAGCTAGAAAAAACtctttataaagaaaaacaaattgagTTGTAGACCAAAGTTTTTAATTACTCGCCAATTCAATCCCTTCTTGGTGCATTTAGTATAACAACAGAATATATATGTGCCATATATATGTGGAATCTATGATCTCTTAATGAATGAATATAAGTAGATAATAATACTTGCATTTTTCATCCCCTAATTAATGTATATGTAAATTCCTTCATGCTATGAAATGATaacatttgaaattttatcCTTTTGTAAATTGTTGGTGCTTTTAGCTCTTAGATGAGAGAATTTAACAAGGCAAAGGCATAAAAGTCTTAGAAACAGTGATCAATTGAGTCCTTTTCTAGGTCAATTTTAGGCTGTACTTAAGTTTCAATAATTGAATTAACCttcatgtatataaatataatgatgTTTAGCAGGGTTACAATTTGGAGTAGCTCTTACCTACACTGAATATAgcagtaaaaaaataaacgaATGAGAAGTATGTAcaaaagaattttcttttaattttgtactCAACCCTGCATGCTTTAGGTTTTAGGCACTATCAACGTTATTCCTAAAGAGAGCAGCCCATGAGACTAATGAAGCTTatgcataaatatttttaatcgggctcatatttcttttatatgaaTGTAACATcattaaattacaaatttgaTCATATTTCCACTTAACCAATTTTGCTGTGAAGTCATGTCACCAAGCATATCAGGATACATGATGTCATAAAGTTGACTTATGgcatcatatatatatatatatatattagaaaaacttacttaataaattaatatataatacaatattaaatagtaaagtattattattctaataataagaacatataaattaatgtgtcgacaaaataaaattaaaaaatattatatcttttttctataattttaataaaaatttgtattgaattatttgaattccattttaaataaatatatagtgTGCAGTAATTCATCAATTTgttatagaatttaaaatatatataaaattattataagattaggattgaattaaattaattctattagaattagaaaattaatcaataattaattttattaaaattaaaaaattaaattaactaaatataaaattagaataagatTAGCAATACCTGCCAATAACCTCTCCAACTTTTCAaagtttttgaaaatattaccCATATAGTGTAGATCTTATTTGTCTTTTTGCTCTTCAACTTTCGAAGTTCTGTAAATATTTTCCCTAtataatttacatattttcattttaatcctttttagcttaagttttatttttgacCCTCTCTTTTAAGGTTTTGGCTCCACCCCCACAGGCAAGCGTGAAACCAATTCACAACCATGCATCACAAATGGTACACAGTTAATGAATATGAAGTTCATACAATAGATTCAAATCAGGACTTAATAGACTATCTTTGGCATGATGCAATGGAACCACGGTACATTACATGctttattaattactttatttgataattcttatttttttttaatgtgataatatcatataatcaattatcttttaatttgatGTAATATTCAACGCACACGAGATCaatgtaattataattatttataatatatttatatttattttatttttattttttaatataatttaaacacTTTTAACTATCATTACCACTATTCAGCGATCGGTGGTCGGATTCAACGTCCAATGATCAAATTCTGGTGACTTATATtactttagaaaaataataaactttaatattacttttaaatagtttaattaacattttatttctacattaattattataaataaattaaatattaagattataattataattacattatatatttttttttttttgctataaCTAAACATAGAAATAGAATGATTATTACATTACATTGTATGATTGATTACGTTACACTGCATCATTGATTATATTACATTTCATTTATGTTGTATCAAACATAGTGATATTGTATAAGAGTATTGACCGACCACATATAGAATCGagagttaaaaagaaaaattaactttGAGGCAAAGGAGTTAAAGATTTTTGAGGTTATAATTATGTGAGTATTGAGTGTTGTGTAGGCTTCAGGTTTAAATGTTTGTTTGAAGGGAATGGGATATTAGGGCATTAAAGTGGGTATCTACTTGCCACCTTAAATGCATTGGCCCTCTTTTTAATGGGTTTGATGAGAACAATTTAAGAACCCTATTAAATGGTCACGCCCTTCTCCTTTGCATGACTCTAGCAAATCCAATAGGAGAGGAATTGAGGGGGTGTTCTACACAACACTTTCTGGTTGTTTACAAACTTTCCTCAATTGGGTTCtctcctctttttttcttttcttttctcttcaatCCTATATCTTTCCCCTTCAACTTTGAAACAGCAGAGATTATATTGTTGAGAAAGGGCCTTGTTATATTGGCCAGAGATAGATAGTGCAGTTGATCATTCAAGAAAGTTTGGGAGAGGAGAGAGAGAATCTTGGAAGGGGACCaagaggaaaaataaaagattatggAACTTACAGAGCTTTCCTTGGCTCCAACAACAACTACAGCAACTACTGCTACTACTACTAAAACACAGTTTATTGTTGAGAAATTAAGCAGCACatcatcagaatcagaatGTAACCATTCTTCCAGAAAGAAGAGGAAGTTTCTTTCAGATCATCACCTTCTCAGGACTGCTACTACTACTGGACCACCTATTCAAGCAAGTTTTGATCTTCATGTTAAAGATCCTCTGCCTCTTGATTGGGAGCAATGCCTTGATCTTGaagtctctctctctctctctctctctctctctctctctctctctcacacacacacacacacacatgtttgcatgcaGATTCTTGATTACGAATTTGGACTATATCTATATACTCATTAGTTTACTGCAagtttttatgtatatttgttaTGTGAATCTGATATTTGGCTATTCCTATTCTGATTTGTTGTTTTGCAGTCAGGTAGAATGTATTATTTGAACAGAAAAACGTTGAGAAAGAGTTGGAACTGGCCAAAGGATCAAAAGCTAGACCTTGAACTCAACATTTCACCACTCACTGATTGTACTCCTGATCATCATCAGCAATGCAATAATAATGGCTCTAATTCAGTACTACTTGAAGACTCAAGGAACAATTTTTCATCACCAAGCAGTAACATGGTAGCTTTGGCTTGCTTAAACTGCCATCTCCTTGTCATCCTCTCAAGATCATCTCCTTCTTGCCCAAATTGCAAGTATGTTCATTCTCTTCCAATCACCCACCAAGTCTTACTTCCTAAAATTTCTCCCACTAAGTCCTTAAACACCTTAAGCCTCTTGAACTAATCTCATACAGTTCAAGTTCAGACATGAATGAAATAGAATTAATGGAGTAGGTAGTGATGGCATAAAGATCGAtcaattatatacatataaagcTAAGCTGTATTATGTTatgttccttcttttcttttttgtttggggATGATGTAATGAACAAAAGAGTAAATAGAATCTATGAAAGCTTTGTTGTAATTTATAACTTGTTATATATAGATTCTGACTTTCTTAGTGTTATAGTTTAAGGGAGGCAGAGAGATGgaaaattattacaaattaCAAGAAGAATAATATAGCAactacaatatatatataaggaaagtTATATTAATTAGCTTTTACCTAACACTAAAATTAAGAAGAGCATGGCTCTGCTCTGGCTCTAGGGGTGGCCTTGAAAGGTAGCTATCTGCAAATAATTGCATGTGAAGATTAtgagtttttgtttttgggtcgttcaaattctttttcttcttcctcttttcttaagagaaacaaaggcaaaaagaaaaaaagatgcaTGGCAGCATGACATGAATAACAATTTACATTATAATTTGCATAGATATTGTATTGTTTGCCCCCCTTTTACCACTATATTTTCTAGTTGTTTAGATCAGAACCCATGTAAAAGAAGTTAGCTGTGAGATACATATACACGtttaatgatgatgatgaatgaGAAAGCTACAAAAGTTTCAGGGACAAAAAATCTTGCAAATTGAATAAGAACCCAAAGCCCAAGCTGGCAATTAGTGGAGGGGAGAGCTGCTTTAGTATCCAAAGATCATTTGTAAATGGTATTGGCAACTGCATGCACTGAGTCACTGACTggtggagagagagagagagagagagagagagagagagagagagggtgaGTGTGtgtgtaaatatatatagggATCTGtgtagatataatttaatccaGTTCTGAAACACACGGTGGGGTTTAAATGTGTGTGCTTAATGTGACAGTTTTAGTACTTAGTTCCACACCATACTCTTACCTAAAGCTTTTATTGCTgat is a genomic window containing:
- the LOC8260280 gene encoding uncharacterized protein LOC8260280: MELTELSLAPTTTTATTATTTKTQFIVEKLSSTSSESECNHSSRKKRKFLSDHHLLRTATTTGPPIQASFDLHVKDPLPLDWEQCLDLESGRMYYLNRKTLRKSWNWPKDQKLDLELNISPLTDCTPDHHQQCNNNGSNSVLLEDSRNNFSSPSSNMVALACLNCHLLVILSRSSPSCPNCKYVHSLPITHQVLLPKISPTKSLNTLSLLN